Proteins found in one Neurospora crassa OR74A linkage group II, whole genome shotgun sequence genomic segment:
- a CDS encoding hormone-sensitive lipase yields MIDHLLGRPSAKSRRLQVLAVLGFWSAYLIKGHKHGPPGFRIFSRLLSRRLTTWQTVILTMIYLYAARNFSTLVGLASPEPMANMYDAAYFRATWVLTALDAGFWTAMKIKQKWLRDISSIAFSLFYLVAAEKADEKVRKVRGNLTVEHLRVSWNKGVTSPYLRFVQNLMRPRFTRWPPRQIRIPRPATSDYKDPVAAWLYYDGPLADLEYHNKIILDIPGGGFVAMDPRCNDDKLFSWAAKTGLPILSLDYKKAPEFPYPYALNECYDVYSTIIKTKGRCIGLSGREVPKIVVTGDSAGGTLATSMTLMIVESGSSPVRRFQGEVNLKVPDGLILFYPALDMNIGSWMSDEQMALIKDRRMRGTNKRIVQRKTSQYNDLVGTPAPSDDEDDGPSSGPNPEPSLVKEKEPSSAARSAPEYAHSGPSTWSHADIPSLSSSRSEKSKTTEKQPKAKSSAVAATTTPSPTAAPHNHHPQPMRTRLAMSSMISYFADRVLTPEMMRAMIILYVGPHNRPDFSSDYLLCPILAPDILLSKFPKTYFLTGERDPLVDDTVIFAGRLKRVKAAMVASDGTRTQYREEDVDEAIRKTNGKWDGKQAAEVALVPGISHGFLQFAGVYPPAWGLFGKIAGWMGEVFAEAERKEREEERARRKMGVAGGGAKLEEKAETGAASGRGTNEKGVGFGAVEEHSAEERTGRHHHRRRGTGGTESSADEDKPLEMGGKARTRGRVALKNAAGSHSEGNTSTSADAMEGMVNQDGIHHVVKGAEGDEEGGSDTATEAAIAANTKVKAKKAPRRMKLRRVKVGDEDGALLVRLDSSDDILGRRMQGLAGGLTGLQEAE; encoded by the exons ATGATAGACCACCTCCTCGGACGACCGTCTGCCAAGTCTCGAAGACTGCAGGTACTCGCCGTATTAGGCTTTTGGTCCGCCTACCTCATCAA GGGTCACAAACATGGCCCGCCCGGCTTCCGCATCTTCTCTCGCCTTCTCTCCCGGCGTCTGACAACATGGCAAACCGTCATCTTGACCATGATCTACCTGTACGCGGCCCGCAACTTCAGCACCCTCGTCGGGCTCGCCAGCCCCGAACCCATGGCCAACATGTACGACGCCGCCTACTTCCGGGCCACGTGGGTGCTGACTGCATTGGACGCCGGCTTCTGGACCGCCATGAAGATCAAACAAAAGTGGCTGCGCGATATCTCCAGCATCGCCTTCTCGCTTTTCTacctcgtcgccgccgaAAAGGCCGACGAAAAGGTCCGCAAGGTGCGCGGCAACCTTACGGTCGAGCACCTCCGCGTCAGCTGGAACAAGGGCGTCACGTCGCCCTACCTCCGCTTCGTGCAGAATCTGATGCGACCACGGTTTACGCGGTGGCCGCCCAGGCAGATCAGGATCCCGAGGCCAGCGACGAGCGATTACAAGGATCCGGTTGCCGCCTGGCTGTACTATGATGGTCCGCTGGCGGATCTGGAATATCATAACAAGATCATCTTGGATATCCCTGGTGGTGGCTTTGTAGCCATGGATCCGAGGTGCAACGACGACAAGCTGTTTTCTTGGGCCGCCAAGACGGGATTGCCTATCTTGAGTTTGGACTATAAGAAGGCGCCCGAGTTTCCTTATCCGTATGCGCTGAACGAGTGTTATGATGTTTACAGTACCATCATCAAGACCAAGGGGCGATGCATTGGCTTGTCTGGACGAGAGGTGCCCAAGATCGTAGTCACGGGTGATAGCGCGGGAGGAACGCTGGCGACTTCCATGACGCTTATGATCGTTGAGAGCGGTTCGTCGCCTGTTCGTCGCTTTCAGGGAGAGGTCAACCTCAAGGTACCTGATGGTTTGATTCTCTTTTATCCTGCGTTGGATATGAACATCGGCAGCTGGATGTCGGATGAGCAGATGGCGTTGATCAAGGACCGAAGGATGCGCGGAACCAACAAGAGAATCGTCCAGCGCAAGACGTCTCAGTACAACGACTTGGTCGGTACCCCCGCCCCAtcggacgacgaagacgacggcCCTTCATCTGGCCCTAACCCCGAGCCCAGCCtggtcaaggagaaggagccaTCGTCAGCAGCTCGCTCAGCTCCGGAATACGCGCACTCGGGCCCTTCAACCTGGTCGCATGCCGAcattccttccctttcctcttcaagGTCCGAGAAATCCAAAACCACTGAGAAACAACCCAAAGCAAAGTCCTCTGCTGTCGCAGCCACAACCACCCCCTCACCCACCGCCGCCCcgcacaaccaccacccccagCCCATGCGCACCCGCCTCGCCATGTCTTCCATGATCTCCTACTTTGCCGACCGTGTCCTCACGCCCGAAATGATGCGCGCAATGATCATCCTCTACGTTGGCCCTCACAACCGGCCCGACTTCTCCTCCGACTACCTGCTCTGTCCCATTCTCGCGCCCGACATTTTGTTATCCAAGTTCCCCAAAACCTACTTCTTGACAGGTGAGCGCGATCCCCTTGTAGACGACACGGTCATCTTCGCCGGTCGTTTGAAGAGGGTCAAAGCGGCCATGGTCGCTTCTGATGGAACCAGGACGCAGTATAGAGAGGAAGACGTCGACGAGGCGATTAGAAAGACAAATGGGAAATGGGATGGAAAGCAGGCGGCTGAGGTGGCGCTGGTGCCGGGGATTAGTCATGGGTTTTTGCAGTTTGCGGGGGTGTATCCGCCTGCGTGGGGATTGTTTGGCAAGATTGCGGGGTGGATGGGGGAGGTGTTTGCTGAGGCggaaagaaaggagagggaggaggagagggcgaggaggaagatgggcgttgctggtggtggtgccaagTTGGAAGAGAAGGCTGAAACAGGAGCGGCTTCTGGAAGGGGGACAAATGAGAAGGGTGTCGGTTTTGGGGCAGTCGAGGAACACTCAGCTGAAGAAAGAACGGGGCGACATCACCACCGTCGCCGCGGGACAGGAGGCACAGAAAGCAGCGCCGACGAAGACAAGCCATTGGAGATGGGCGGCAAAGCCCgaacaagaggaagagtgGCATTGAAGAATGCCGCCGGCTCTCATTCTGAGGGAAATACTTCAACCTCGGCAGATGCTATGGAAGGCATGGTAAACCAAGACGGGATCCATCATGTCGTCAAGGGAGCAGAAGGAGATGAGGAAGGCGGGAGTGATACAGCGACGGAGGCAGCGATTGCGGCGAATACAAAGGTCAAAGCGAAGAAGGCGCCAAGGAGGATGAAGCTGAGGAGGGTCAAAGTGGGCGATGAGGATGGGGCGCTGTTGGTGAGGCTGGATAGCTCGGATGATAttttggggaggaggatgcaGGGGTTGGCGGGAGGGTTGACGGGGTTGCAGGAGGCGGaatga
- a CDS encoding phenol 2-monooxygenase — MATQSDNYYDIVIVGAGPVGLMLSTCLSRWGYKIKHIDNRPEPTATGRADGIQPRSLDLLRNMGLKSAIMAHKPARVYEVAFWDPPKTGGGIVRTGTWPSCPEFIDARYPFTTLLHQGLIERVFIADLEKNGTEIQRPWTITGFTSDEKADPEYPVTVQLAHVDDSSKTETVKAKYLFGGEGARSFIRDQLKIGITHKDPISYVWGVMDGVVKTDFPDMKMKCTIHSEHGSIMVIPREANMVRLYIQIASSTDPDFHPRKTATEAEVQAAAKRILAPYSIEWERVEWYSVYPIGQGISDKYTLDHRVFLGGDACHTHSPKAGQGMNTAFLDALNLAWKIHAVEGGFADRHILETYEPERKDVAETLLAFDNKYAKLFSQRPDAASTAQATASGTHANPDAQQSAEENEFIKTFKEACEFTSGYGVFYKPNALNYSPAHHPAGTSPTILSPEDQTTKLVPGRLFINSTVTRVVDANVVHLEQEIPLNGSFRLFIFAGSLTSPAQKSALESLAAGLQKPDSFFSRFQRPDIDTVSHHERHNPHSKFFTLATVFAAKRAEVEISRDLPALLARYRDNVYADDRWDRRVPDAKAAAHAKMGFDEDKGGVVVVRPDGYVGFVCRLEEGGKTVEALEKYFGAFTTKQ, encoded by the exons ATGGCGACACAATCAGATAACTACTATGACATCG TCATTGTCGGTGCCGGCCCCGTAGGCCTCATGCTCTCAACCTGTCTCTCACGATGGGGTTACAAGATCAAGCACATCGACAACAGGCCCGAGCCCACCGCCACCGGTCGTGCCGATGGTATCCAGCCCCGGTCTCTTGATCTTCTGCGGAACATGGGTCTCAAGTCCGCCATCATGGCCCACAAGCCCGCCCGTGTGTACGAGGTCGCCTTCTGGGACCCTCCCAagaccggcggcggcatcgtGCGTACCGGCACTTGGCCCAGCTGCCCTGAATTTATCGATGCCCGCTACCCCTTCACCACCCTTCTGCACCAGGGTCTGATCGAGCGCGTGTTCATCGCCGACCTCGAGAAGAATGGCACGGAGATCCAGCGCCCCTGGACCATCACCGGCTTCACCTCGGACGAGAAGGCCGACCCCGAGTACCCCGTAACCGTCCAGCTCGCGCACGTGGACGACAGCAGCAAGACGGAAACCGTCAAGGCCAAGTACCTCTTCGGCGGCGAGGGTGCCCGCTCCTTCATCCGCGACCAGCTCAAGATCGGCATCACGCACAAGGACCCCATCTCGTACGTGTGGGGCGTCATGGACGGCGTCGTCAAGACCGACTTCCCCGACATGAAGATGAAGTGCACCATCCACTCGGAGCACGGATCCATCATGGTAATCCCGCGCGAGGCCAACATGGTGCGTCTGTACATCCAGATCGCCTCATCCACGGACCCCGACTTCCACCCGCGCAAGACCGCCACCGAGGCGGAAGTCCAGGCGGCCGCCAAGCGCATCCTCGCGCCCTACTCCATCGAGTGGGAGCGCGTCGAGTGGTACTCTGTCTACCCGATCGGCCAGGGCATTTCCGACAAGTACACGCTCGACCACCGCGTCTTCCTCGGCGGCGACGCCTGCCACACGCACTCGCCCAAGGCCGGACAGGGCATGAACACGGCCTTCCTCGACGCGCTCAACCTCGCCTGGAAGATCCACGCCGTCGAAGGCGGCTTCGCCGACCGCCACATTCTCGAAACCTATGAGCCCGAGCGCAAGGACGTCGCCGAGACCTTGCTCGCCTTCGACAACAAGTACGCCAAGCTCTTTTCCCAGCGGCCCGAcgccgcctccaccgcccAGGCCACTGCCTCGGGCACCCACGCCAACCCGGACGCTCAGCAGTCGGCCGAAGAGAACGAGTTCATCAAGACCTTCAAGGAGGCATGCGAGTTCACGTCCGGGTACGGCGTCTTCTACAAGCCCAACGCGCTCAACTACTCCCCCGCCCACCACCCGGCCGGCACTTCCCCGACCATTCTCTCCCCCGAGGACCAAACCACCAAGCTCGTGCCCGGCCGTCTCTTTATCAACTCCACCGTCACCCGCGTCGTCGACGCCAACGTGGTGCACCTCGAGCAAGAGATCCCCCTCAACGGCTCCTTCCGCCTCTTCATCTTTGCCGGCTCCCTCACCTCCCCCGCCCAGAAATCCGCTTTGGAGTCCCTCGCTGCCGGCCTCCAGAAGCCCGACAGCTTCTTCTCCCGCTTCCAGCGCCCCGACATCGACACCGTCAGCCACCACGAGCGCCACAACCCGCACAGCAAGTTCTTTACTTTGGCGACCGTCTTTGCTGCCAAACGCGCCGAGGTCGAGATCTCGCGCGACTTGCCTGCGCTGTTGGCGCGGTACAGGGATAATGTCTATGCGGACGACCGGTGGGATCGCAGGGTGCCCGACgccaaggcggcggcgcatGCGAAGATGGGCTTTGACGAGGACAAGGGTGGTGTAGTGGTTGTGAGGCCGGATGGCTATGTGGGCTTTGTGTGCAGGCTGGAGGAGGGCGGCAAGACGGTGGAGGCCTTGGAGAAGTACTTTGGTGCTTTTACTACCAAGCAGTAA
- a CDS encoding glutamate decarboxylase: protein MVHLTIIPKEDEIRDGLDIPLTGALKAVHLQLANDEDRFTTSVYGSKFAAADLPRHEMPDEEMPKEVAYRMIKDELSLDGNPLLNLASFVTTYMEEEAEKLMTESLPKNFIDYEEYPQTADIQNRCVSMIGRLFNAPVKDAEASSAVGTSSVGSSEAIMLGVLAMKKRWKNKRIAEGKPADKPNLIMSSAVQVCWEKATRYFEVEEKFVYCTPDRYVIDPKETVDLVDENTIGICCILGTTYTGEYEDVKAVNDLLVERGLDTPIHVDAASGGFVAPFVVPDLEWDFRLKNVVSINVSGHKYGLVYPGVGWVVWRSAEYLPQELVFNINYLGADQASFTLNFSKGASQVIGQYYQLIRLGKHGYRAIMSNLTRTADYLAESLAALGFIIMSQKSGQGLPLVAFRLKEDPDRTYDEFALAHQLRVRGWIVPAYTMAPKTEGLKMLRIVVREDFSRNRCDGLISDIRSCQGILEQMDKETVKKQQEFIHKHHVVSGKASHNHPKYHKEKHSLQGKTGKTHSIC from the exons ATGGTGCATCTTACTATCATCCCCAAGGAGGACGAGATCAGAGACGGGCTCGACATTCCACTTACGGGCGCCCTCAAGGCGGTCCATCTTCAGCTCGCCAACGATGAAGACCGTTTCACTACGAGCGTGTACGGCTCAAagttcgccgccgccgacctaCCCCGCCATGAAATGCCCGATGAGGAGATGCCCAAGGAAGTTGCTTACCGCATGATCAAGGACGAGCTGAGCCTGGATGGCAACCCATTGCTCAA CCTCGCCTCGTTTGTTACCACATacatggaggaagaagctgaAAAGCTCATGACCGAGTCTCTCCCCAAGAACTTCATCGATTACGAGGAGTATCCCCAGACGGCCGATATTCAGAACCGCTGCGTCTCCATGATTGGTCGCCTCTTCAATGCTCCAGTAAAGGATGCGGAGGCTAGCAGCGCCGTCGGAACATCGAGTGTTGGCTCTTCTGAGGCCATCATGCTCGGCGTCCTTGCCATGAAAAAACGTTGGAAGAACAAGCGCATTGCCGAGGGAAAGCCCGCTGACAAGCCCAACCTGATCATGTCATCCGCCGTCCAGGTCTGCTGGGAAAAGGCCACTCGTTACTTCGAAGTGGAAGAGAAGTTCGTCTATTGCACACCCGACCGCTACGTTATCGATCCCAAGGAGACGGTCGATCTGGTGGACGAGAACACCATTGGCATCTGCTGCATCCTTGGCACAACATACACTGGCGAATACGAGGATGTCAAGGCAGTCAATGACTTGCTTGTGGAGAGGGGGCTGGACACACCAATCCATGTGGACGCCGCCAGCGGAGGTTTCGTTGCCCCCTTTGTCGTACCCGATTTGGAATGGGATTTTAGGCTGAAGAACGTTGTATCCATCAACGTCTCTGGCCACAAGTACGGCCTCGTCTATCCCGGTGTCGGCTGGGTGGTCTGGCGTTCTGCCGAGTACCTTCCCCAGGAGCTGGTTTTCAACATCAACTACCTCGGTGCGGACCAAGCCTCCTTCACCCTGAACTTCTCCAAGGGTGCTAGCCAGGTCATCGGCCAGTACTATCAGCTCATTCGTCTCGGCAAGCACGGCTACCGCGCTATCATGTCCAACCTGACGCGCACAGCTGACTACCTCGCTGAATCGCTTGCCGCTCTTGgcttcatcatcatgtcCCAAAAGTCTGGCCAAGGCTTGCCTTTGGTCGCATTCCGTCTCAAGGAGGATCCGGACCGTACCTATGATGAGTTCGCTCTTGCCCATCAACTTCGTGTGCGCGGATGGATCGTCCCCGCGTACACCATGGCGCCCAAAACGGAAGGGCTGAAAATGCTCAGAATTGTTGTCAGAGAAGATTTCTCTAGGAACAGGTGTGATGGGCTCATCAGTGATATCAGGTCGTGCCAGGGTATCCTTGAGCAGATGGACAAGGAAACTgtcaagaagcagcaggagTTTATCCACAAACATCATGTTGTAAGCGGGAAGGCATCGCACAACCATCCTAAATATCAC AAGGAGAAACACTCGTTGCAGGGCAAGACGGGGAAGACGCACTCTATCTGCTGA